A single region of the Waddliaceae bacterium genome encodes:
- a CDS encoding HD domain-containing protein: MMESIVNFLNEVDMLTKIPRSGYAFLGSGKQSVAEHTLNTIAIGYALAHLYGDGVDEAKLLKLCVFHDLPESRVGDHNYVQKRYVSANMENVFTDIGDSSPLGAEVVSYIEEFERKESLEAKLARDADNIEMLLMLKREIETGNPRGQEWYNNVKSRVVTEVGKNLAEEIATTPSDAWWKKYVIH, encoded by the coding sequence ATGATGGAGTCTATAGTAAATTTTCTCAACGAAGTCGACATGCTCACAAAGATACCACGATCGGGGTATGCCTTCCTTGGCAGTGGGAAACAGTCTGTCGCAGAACACACCCTCAACACCATCGCCATAGGATATGCCCTTGCGCATCTTTACGGCGACGGCGTCGACGAAGCTAAGCTCCTGAAACTATGCGTCTTCCACGACCTTCCAGAAAGCCGCGTCGGCGACCACAACTATGTCCAGAAACGTTATGTTTCTGCAAACATGGAAAATGTTTTTACCGACATCGGAGATTCTTCACCGTTAGGCGCCGAAGTCGTCTCTTATATCGAGGAGTTCGAGAGAAAAGAATCCCTCGAAGCCAAGCTTGCCCGCGACGCCGACAACATCGAGATGCTTCTTATGCTTAAACGTGAGATCGAGACAGGAAACCCTCGCGGACAGGAATGGTATAACAACGTCAAAAGCCGCGTCGTCACCGAAGTCGGCAAAAATCTCGCCGAAGAAATCGCTACTACGCCGTCTGATGCGTGGTGGAAAAAATATGTGATACACTAA
- a CDS encoding SycD/LcrH family type III secretion system chaperone: MTSLIETTSYEGVRALVENLVKKHTLGEEIPKEYDAISEEAIETFYSTAYHFYNNGKYNDALVIFRLLTVLDPMSKRFWMGLAASQQLEKMFGDAMASYGFAALLDDEDPLPHLHAADCAMNLGNLEEAREALLCSEMRALDEELCKHIALLKERWFGINDDNS; this comes from the coding sequence ATGACGTCACTAATTGAAACGACATCATACGAAGGCGTAAGGGCTCTCGTCGAGAACCTTGTGAAGAAACATACCCTTGGCGAAGAGATTCCCAAAGAATATGATGCCATCTCCGAAGAAGCCATCGAAACTTTCTACAGCACAGCATACCATTTTTACAACAACGGTAAATACAACGACGCTCTTGTAATCTTCCGCCTTCTTACCGTCCTGGACCCCATGTCGAAGAGGTTCTGGATGGGTCTCGCCGCCTCGCAGCAGCTAGAGAAAATGTTTGGCGATGCCATGGCGTCGTATGGTTTCGCAGCACTTCTCGACGACGAAGACCCTCTTCCCCACCTACATGCTGCAGACTGTGCTATGAATCTCGGGAACCTCGAAGAAGCCCGTGAAGCATTGCTATGCTCCGAGATGCGCGCCCTTGATGAAGAGCTATGCAAGCATATCGCTTTACTTAAAGAGCGTTGGTTTGGTATAAATGACGACAATTCATAA
- a CDS encoding epoxyqueuosine reductase QueH — protein MKKLLLHTCCAPCVTYPLTKLKDEYDITVFFYNPNIHPEEEYVKRRDEAIQYTENLNIPFIEGPYDTYHWLKETSSHKDAPEGGPRCALCFAMRLEAAAIYAQQHSFDAFTTTLTVSPHKNYDTITNIGNSLAQKYSTTYLPENFKKNDGYRKSIALSKQANLYRQNYCGCLVKGTRP, from the coding sequence ATGAAAAAATTACTACTACATACCTGCTGCGCGCCATGCGTGACATACCCCCTCACAAAACTCAAAGACGAATACGACATCACCGTCTTCTTCTACAACCCCAATATCCACCCAGAAGAAGAATACGTAAAACGCCGCGACGAAGCCATCCAATACACAGAAAACCTCAATATCCCCTTCATAGAAGGTCCATACGATACCTACCACTGGCTAAAAGAAACCTCTTCACATAAAGACGCGCCCGAAGGCGGCCCCCGCTGCGCCCTATGCTTCGCAATGCGCCTAGAAGCCGCAGCAATCTACGCACAACAACACTCCTTCGACGCCTTCACAACAACACTGACAGTATCCCCACACAAAAACTACGATACCATCACCAACATCGGCAACTCCCTAGCACAAAAATACTCCACAACCTACCTCCCAGAAAACTTCAAGAAAAATGACGGCTACCGCAAATCCATCGCCCTAAGCAAACAAGCCAACCTCTACAGACAAAACTACTGCGGATGCCTTGTTAAGGGCACGCGCCCTTAA
- a CDS encoding magnesium transporter produces MEKENKKIPYSAEGNLMETKTSQLDDMLLDTLEQAMYRSTEQERTHEVGRIVAENTFVDLAIVVSHLPAAFRFVVFENIEDIEDRAEFLINTNRMTRRTIFKQLSDKEVCTILEAMPSDEAVSILDEFSEARYNAVVALLDVEKTHGIRELQQYEFNTAGRLMTNEFFAFSRDTTIAVAAEYIRNNPNIDFTRSIFVLDDDGTLEGYVLARNFIISAPSVELRQIMKPVINKVTPDASRSEVIDIVERYKISTLPVVDDDILIGIITHDDVVEMMEEVADDTIAQIAGTVEDVGEHEPVLKRFIWRAPWLVVTLCSGFAMATTLSSLQHRMWYAIASFFVPLITGMSGNVGIQCSTLLVRSMATGELSKRSQRATMIKEMMLAVFTGLVFGSAGALVIYGLHFVGFDPIPVLNVHAIAAIVGAGIFGACITAGTLGVVSPFFFARIGVDPAVASGPIVTACNDFFSMLIFCVIAHTISSFIMW; encoded by the coding sequence ATGGAAAAGGAAAACAAGAAAATACCATATTCCGCCGAAGGTAACCTTATGGAGACAAAGACCAGTCAGCTCGACGACATGCTTTTGGACACTCTAGAGCAGGCGATGTATCGCTCTACCGAACAGGAACGCACGCATGAAGTAGGACGCATCGTTGCTGAAAATACTTTTGTCGACCTTGCTATCGTTGTCTCGCATCTTCCTGCAGCTTTTCGTTTCGTCGTCTTTGAGAACATCGAAGACATCGAGGACCGTGCCGAGTTCCTAATAAATACCAACAGAATGACGCGCCGCACGATTTTCAAGCAGCTCTCCGATAAAGAAGTATGTACTATCCTTGAAGCTATGCCTTCTGACGAGGCAGTGAGTATCCTCGATGAGTTCTCTGAAGCACGATATAATGCCGTAGTAGCCCTCCTTGACGTCGAGAAAACCCATGGCATCAGGGAACTTCAGCAGTATGAGTTCAATACTGCCGGACGCCTTATGACCAATGAGTTCTTTGCATTCTCGCGCGATACTACCATCGCCGTAGCCGCGGAATATATCCGTAACAACCCAAACATCGACTTTACGAGGTCGATATTCGTCTTGGACGATGACGGCACACTAGAGGGGTATGTTCTGGCGAGGAACTTCATCATAAGCGCTCCTTCGGTAGAGCTTCGACAGATAATGAAGCCTGTCATCAACAAAGTTACTCCTGACGCTAGCAGGTCTGAAGTCATCGATATCGTCGAAAGATATAAAATCTCTACGCTTCCTGTCGTCGATGATGATATCCTTATAGGTATCATCACCCACGACGATGTTGTCGAGATGATGGAAGAGGTCGCCGACGATACAATAGCACAGATAGCTGGTACCGTCGAAGATGTCGGTGAACACGAGCCTGTCTTAAAGCGTTTCATCTGGCGTGCTCCATGGCTTGTCGTCACCTTATGCTCGGGGTTCGCCATGGCGACGACACTTTCGTCGCTACAGCATAGGATGTGGTACGCTATAGCGTCGTTTTTCGTCCCTCTAATCACCGGTATGTCGGGGAATGTAGGGATACAGTGTAGTACGCTTCTCGTAAGAAGTATGGCGACAGGGGAGCTATCAAAAAGAAGTCAGCGCGCTACCATGATAAAAGAGATGATGCTCGCCGTCTTTACTGGCCTTGTCTTCGGCTCGGCAGGGGCACTCGTAATCTATGGGCTACACTTTGTAGGTTTCGACCCCATTCCCGTTCTCAATGTACACGCCATCGCCGCCATCGTTGGCGCAGGGATCTTCGGAGCATGTATAACGGCGGGAACGCTAGGCGTTGTTTCGCCGTTCTTCTTCGCACGTATCGGTGTCGACCCCGCAGTGGCTTCAGGGCCTATCGTCACGGCATGTAACGACTTCTTCTCGATGCTTATCTTCTGCGTGATAGCTCATACTATCAGCAGCTTTATTATGTGGTAA
- a CDS encoding tetratricopeptide repeat protein codes for MWYSYEDYKYMLWFFMSSYSEKKSLSAILEGGDFSQLEEYKSPSSWPTDIEGRKTLVHLFLKAGEQKLRAGTDADTLFERASQVAGGSADVFFRQGVIFEKNESSLAMLKKAQERYQKALDVDGAFFDALVGLGRTHAKSGAITGDVERFSEAAAVYASADVVAADNIMFQGLLSWQRALLAYWEGNASGEVSDYHRALQHYSEGRECGCNIPEFWTGYATLLMKMGATLRREDLYEEAIRYYNKAVDLDPKYFGGWLAMGNALMNLYSNKVSEKLFADAHEAFAMASTIEAHNYHLLLNWARLITMSGIAHYDSQRVRMGLPKFADAQRLNAEDPALYRYWGEALIAQGRLLETLNFLRQAENTIAKGIELAPEDVILWYHYGACYNEYGKYFDDERYCLQAIEKFNAGLVFDEDSSLLYYGLGVSYSTLAEMRLDDTLIKKSCQCFAKAYDGGERAPIFFSSWGLTLMNYGEMMNDHNAIVDAIGKFENAIANTPEEAPDPELYYHYGCSLDLLGDFTANEEHYERAIEALTYTLQLDPGNNDACYSLGLALSHLGTLVSDVDALSKALALFENAVGGDNEDDMAWNEWGMTLLYISQMLQDPAQQNETQQYTEGAEEKLLRAVFLGNIPALYNLAALYSLTNNTDAAIHYLRRSYESRAMPPLDDILNDDWLQNLRNTPDFQDFVKGFRTP; via the coding sequence ATGTGGTATTCTTATGAAGATTACAAATATATGCTATGGTTTTTTATGTCTTCTTATAGTGAAAAAAAATCTTTGTCGGCGATACTCGAGGGCGGGGACTTCTCGCAGCTCGAAGAGTATAAGTCTCCTTCGTCGTGGCCTACTGATATCGAAGGGCGCAAGACCCTTGTACATCTTTTCCTTAAAGCTGGCGAGCAGAAGCTTCGTGCTGGCACCGACGCCGATACTCTCTTCGAAAGAGCTTCGCAGGTCGCTGGCGGCAGTGCTGACGTCTTCTTCCGGCAGGGGGTTATCTTTGAGAAGAACGAGTCTTCACTGGCGATGCTTAAGAAGGCACAAGAAAGATACCAGAAAGCCCTTGATGTCGATGGTGCTTTTTTCGACGCCCTTGTTGGCCTAGGACGTACGCATGCGAAATCTGGTGCTATCACCGGCGATGTGGAGCGTTTCTCCGAAGCCGCCGCAGTTTATGCTTCTGCCGACGTCGTCGCCGCAGATAATATCATGTTCCAAGGGCTTCTGTCATGGCAGCGTGCCCTCCTTGCATATTGGGAAGGTAATGCCTCCGGAGAGGTTAGCGACTACCACAGAGCATTACAGCACTATTCCGAAGGCAGAGAGTGCGGATGTAACATCCCGGAGTTCTGGACGGGATACGCCACACTTCTTATGAAGATGGGCGCCACCCTTCGCCGCGAAGATCTCTACGAAGAAGCTATTCGCTACTACAACAAAGCTGTAGACCTCGATCCCAAATATTTCGGTGGATGGCTTGCCATGGGTAATGCCTTGATGAACCTATATTCTAACAAGGTATCAGAGAAGCTCTTCGCCGACGCCCACGAGGCTTTCGCTATGGCTTCGACAATAGAAGCACACAACTACCACCTACTGCTTAACTGGGCGCGTCTCATCACAATGTCGGGGATAGCACATTACGACTCTCAGCGCGTACGTATGGGACTGCCGAAGTTCGCCGACGCACAACGCCTCAACGCCGAAGATCCCGCACTATACCGTTATTGGGGAGAGGCTCTCATCGCACAAGGACGCCTTCTCGAGACGCTAAATTTCCTAAGACAGGCGGAGAATACCATCGCCAAAGGTATAGAGCTCGCCCCCGAAGATGTCATCCTATGGTACCACTACGGCGCATGCTATAACGAATACGGAAAATATTTCGACGACGAAAGATATTGCCTGCAGGCGATAGAGAAATTCAACGCTGGACTCGTCTTCGACGAGGACTCTTCGCTCTTGTATTATGGCCTCGGTGTGTCGTACTCCACCCTCGCAGAGATGCGCCTCGACGATACCCTAATAAAAAAATCATGCCAATGCTTCGCCAAAGCTTACGACGGCGGCGAAAGAGCTCCCATATTTTTCAGCTCTTGGGGGCTGACGCTTATGAATTATGGCGAGATGATGAACGACCACAACGCTATCGTCGACGCCATAGGAAAATTCGAGAACGCCATCGCCAATACCCCAGAAGAAGCGCCAGACCCTGAGCTTTACTACCACTACGGATGCAGCCTCGACCTCCTAGGAGATTTCACCGCTAACGAAGAACATTACGAACGCGCCATCGAAGCCCTTACATATACTCTGCAGCTCGACCCCGGAAATAACGACGCATGCTACAGCCTAGGCCTTGCTCTTTCACACCTCGGAACCCTCGTCAGTGACGTCGATGCCCTAAGCAAAGCCCTAGCACTCTTCGAGAACGCCGTCGGTGGCGACAACGAAGACGATATGGCATGGAACGAATGGGGGATGACACTACTATATATATCACAGATGCTACAAGATCCAGCACAGCAAAACGAGACACAACAATATACCGAAGGCGCCGAAGAGAAACTCCTGAGAGCCGTCTTCCTCGGAAATATCCCCGCACTATACAACCTCGCAGCACTATACTCCCTAACAAACAACACCGACGCCGCCATCCACTACCTACGTCGCAGCTACGAAAGCCGAGCAATGCCACCACTAGACGATATCCTCAACGACGACTGGCTACAAAACCTCCGCAATACCCCCGACTTCCAAGACTTCGTCAAGGGGTTCCGCACCCCTTAA
- a CDS encoding adenylate kinase: MNTSDENYTVILLGPPLAGKGTVASRLSSDAKLLHLSTGNIFRENIANETPLGIEAKKYMDGGNLVPDEVTIAMVLETISADPGGNGYLLDGFPRTLPQAEAFQQQVSNPEKVLVVLIDVDDEVLIERAASRFTCTQCGQTYSQVVPSKEEGVCDVCGGELIRRPDDEPEVTSERLKVYHKQTEPLVAFYENLGILDIVDGDNDPDTVYNAALDIVAKKMDLQ, translated from the coding sequence ATGAATACGTCTGACGAAAATTATACCGTCATCCTTTTAGGCCCTCCTCTTGCCGGCAAAGGAACTGTCGCTTCACGTCTTTCTTCCGACGCCAAGCTCCTCCATCTTTCTACAGGGAATATCTTCCGTGAGAACATTGCCAACGAGACGCCTCTTGGAATCGAAGCTAAAAAATATATGGACGGCGGAAACCTTGTCCCTGACGAAGTCACCATCGCCATGGTTTTGGAGACGATATCTGCCGACCCTGGTGGTAATGGATACCTCCTCGACGGTTTCCCACGAACGCTCCCACAGGCAGAAGCGTTCCAGCAACAAGTTTCAAATCCTGAGAAGGTCCTTGTCGTGCTTATCGATGTCGACGATGAAGTCCTCATAGAGCGTGCCGCAAGTCGTTTTACATGCACACAATGCGGGCAAACATATTCGCAAGTCGTTCCTTCTAAAGAAGAAGGCGTCTGTGACGTATGTGGCGGAGAGCTAATACGACGTCCTGATGACGAGCCTGAAGTAACAAGCGAACGCCTTAAGGTGTACCACAAGCAGACAGAGCCTCTCGTTGCTTTCTATGAAAATCTTGGAATCCTCGACATCGTCGACGGCGACAACGACCCTGACACTGTCTACAACGCCGCGCTCGACATCGTAGCAAAGAAGATGGATCTTCAATAA
- the typA gene encoding translational GTPase TypA, producing MISPEKIRNIAIIAHIDHGKTTLLDAMLQYAHIFRDNEHVPTCVMDSYDQERERGITIFSKHTSVYYHDYKINIIDTPGHADFSGEVERVLGMVGCVLLLVDAQEGPMPQTRFVLSKALKMGLKPIVVLNKIDRPHADPDNALNLTFDLFHELDATDEQLDFKYCYASGINAFALKDLHDAPKDMGPLFDLVVESVEPPKGSMDDTFVMQSMTVAYDDFVGRQACGRIASGTVSKGDNVVLVNIEGKQKTYKITRIEGYLGLQRVEMEEAGVGDIVVISGVPDVMIGDTLSSPKNVVELPRPVLDEPTVSVDIMVNNSPFAGREGKHVTMNKIRERLEREKKSNVSLHIDASVAEKDAITVCGRGELHLSVLIEAMRREGYEMSISKPRVVIKDIEGVKHEPLERVHIEVPQEYSGAIIEEFSKKKGEMQALSTNEHGITSLEFLIPTRGLMGYRNEFLTATRGLGIMTAVFEKFTPWCGDIASRKNGVLIAMGPGRANAYSLFNLQSRGVMFCDATNEVYEGMVVGEHARDNDLVVNAIRGKQLTNVRASGTDEALTLTPPRDITLEYAIDFIEDDELVEVTPQSIRIRKRILTENERKRKR from the coding sequence ATGATTTCACCAGAAAAGATCCGCAACATAGCGATAATAGCACACATTGACCACGGCAAGACGACGCTCCTCGACGCCATGCTACAATACGCTCATATTTTCCGTGACAACGAGCATGTTCCTACGTGTGTCATGGATTCTTACGACCAAGAGCGCGAGCGTGGTATTACCATATTCTCGAAGCATACATCGGTATACTACCACGACTACAAGATCAACATAATCGACACTCCCGGCCACGCGGACTTCTCCGGAGAGGTAGAGCGCGTCCTTGGGATGGTTGGATGTGTCCTTCTTCTCGTCGATGCTCAGGAAGGCCCTATGCCTCAGACGCGTTTCGTTCTTTCTAAGGCTTTGAAGATGGGCTTAAAGCCTATCGTCGTTTTGAACAAGATCGACAGACCTCATGCCGACCCCGACAATGCCCTAAACCTTACCTTCGACCTTTTCCACGAGCTCGACGCCACCGACGAGCAGCTAGATTTCAAATACTGCTACGCTTCGGGAATCAATGCCTTCGCTTTGAAAGACCTACACGACGCCCCAAAAGATATGGGTCCCCTATTCGACCTCGTCGTCGAGTCCGTCGAACCGCCGAAAGGCTCTATGGACGATACTTTCGTCATGCAGTCGATGACGGTGGCATATGACGATTTCGTCGGAAGACAGGCGTGCGGACGTATCGCTTCGGGTACCGTCTCCAAAGGCGACAACGTCGTCCTCGTCAACATCGAAGGTAAACAAAAAACCTACAAAATAACACGTATCGAAGGATATCTCGGGCTACAGCGCGTAGAGATGGAAGAAGCCGGCGTCGGCGATATCGTCGTTATCTCCGGGGTCCCCGACGTCATGATCGGCGACACACTTTCTTCTCCGAAGAACGTCGTAGAGCTTCCGCGTCCTGTCCTTGACGAACCTACCGTCTCTGTCGACATCATGGTAAACAACAGTCCCTTCGCCGGCCGCGAAGGAAAGCACGTCACTATGAACAAGATCCGCGAAAGGCTCGAGCGCGAGAAAAAATCTAACGTATCCTTGCATATCGACGCCTCTGTAGCAGAAAAAGACGCTATAACAGTATGTGGGCGCGGAGAGCTGCACCTTTCGGTGCTGATAGAAGCTATGCGCCGCGAAGGCTACGAGATGAGCATCTCAAAGCCGCGCGTCGTGATAAAAGACATCGAAGGCGTGAAACACGAGCCTCTGGAACGTGTACATATCGAGGTGCCACAGGAGTATTCCGGAGCGATAATAGAAGAATTCTCCAAGAAGAAAGGCGAGATGCAGGCACTATCAACAAACGAACACGGAATAACGTCTTTAGAATTCCTAATCCCCACGCGCGGACTCATGGGATACCGTAACGAGTTCCTCACAGCAACACGAGGGCTAGGGATTATGACGGCAGTCTTCGAAAAGTTCACTCCATGGTGCGGCGACATCGCCAGCAGAAAGAACGGCGTCCTCATCGCTATGGGACCAGGAAGAGCTAACGCATACTCACTATTCAACCTACAAAGCCGTGGGGTGATGTTCTGCGACGCTACCAACGAAGTATACGAAGGGATGGTAGTAGGAGAACACGCCCGCGATAACGACCTCGTCGTAAATGCCATCAGAGGTAAACAGCTGACAAACGTCCGTGCCTCCGGAACAGACGAAGCCCTCACACTGACACCACCACGCGATATCACACTAGAATACGCCATAGACTTTATCGAAGATGACGAACTCGTAGAAGTCACTCCACAATCAATACGTATACGAAAACGTATCCTTACCGAAAACGAGCGCAAACGTAAACGCTAA